A genomic segment from Pseudomonas sessilinigenes encodes:
- the alaC gene encoding alanine transaminase, with amino-acid sequence MAEQGSPRRFARIDRLPPYVFNITAELKMAARRRGEDIIDLSMGNPDGATPPHIVEKLVQVAQREDTHGYSTSRGIPRLRRAISRWYQERYQVDIDPESEAIVTIGSKEGLAHLMLATLDHGDTVLVPNPSYPIHIYGAVIAGAQVRSVPLVPGVDFFAELEQAIRGSIPKPKMMILGFPSNPTSQCVELDFFERVIALAKQYDVLVIHDLAYADIVYDGWKAPSIMQVPGAKDIAVEFFTLSKSYNMAGWRIGFMVGNPELVSALARIKSYHDYGTFTPLQVAAIAALEGDQQCVRDIAEQYRQRRNVLVKGLHELGWMVENPKASMYVWAKIPEAYAHLGSLEFAKKLLAEAKVCVSPGVGFGEYGDDHVRFALIENQDRIRQAVRGIRGMFRADGLVHKGA; translated from the coding sequence ATGGCCGAACAAGGTTCGCCGCGCCGCTTTGCGCGCATTGATCGACTCCCCCCCTACGTTTTCAATATCACTGCCGAGCTGAAGATGGCTGCGCGTCGGCGCGGCGAAGACATCATCGACTTGAGCATGGGTAACCCCGACGGTGCGACCCCGCCGCATATCGTCGAAAAGCTGGTGCAGGTCGCCCAGCGCGAAGACACCCATGGCTATTCCACTTCCAGGGGCATCCCACGGCTGCGCCGGGCGATTTCCCGCTGGTACCAGGAGCGCTACCAGGTCGACATCGACCCGGAAAGCGAAGCCATCGTCACCATCGGCTCCAAGGAAGGCCTGGCGCACCTGATGCTCGCCACCCTGGACCACGGCGACACCGTGCTGGTGCCCAACCCCAGCTATCCGATCCATATCTACGGCGCGGTGATCGCCGGCGCCCAGGTGCGCTCGGTGCCACTGGTGCCCGGCGTGGACTTCTTCGCCGAGCTGGAACAGGCCATCCGTGGCTCGATTCCCAAGCCGAAGATGATGATCCTCGGCTTCCCGTCCAACCCCACCTCGCAATGCGTGGAGCTGGACTTCTTCGAGCGGGTCATCGCCCTGGCCAAGCAGTACGACGTGCTGGTGATCCACGACCTGGCCTACGCCGACATCGTCTACGACGGCTGGAAGGCCCCGTCGATCATGCAGGTGCCCGGGGCCAAGGACATTGCGGTGGAGTTCTTCACCCTGTCCAAGAGCTACAACATGGCCGGCTGGCGCATCGGCTTCATGGTCGGCAATCCGGAGCTGGTCAGCGCCCTGGCGCGGATCAAGAGCTACCACGACTACGGCACCTTTACCCCGCTGCAGGTAGCCGCCATCGCGGCCCTGGAAGGCGACCAACAGTGCGTGCGCGATATCGCCGAGCAGTACCGGCAGCGGCGCAATGTGTTGGTCAAGGGCCTGCATGAGCTGGGCTGGATGGTGGAGAACCCCAAGGCCTCGATGTACGTCTGGGCCAAGATCCCTGAAGCCTATGCCCACCTGGGCTCGCTGGAGTTCGCCAAGAAGCTGCTGGCCGAGGCCAAGGTCTGCGTCTCGCCGGGCGTAGGGTTCGGCGAGTACGGTGACGATCACGTGCGCTTTGCCCTGATCGAGAACCAGGACCGTATCCGCCAGGCCGTACGCGGCATCCGCGGCATGTTCCGCGCCGACGGCCTGGTGCACAAAGGCGCGTGA
- a CDS encoding LysE family translocator, with protein MEFTSGFLLSLSLCLDIGVANIAMITLAMQRGYFQGFCLGLGTCFGDLIYALLALAGMTVLLQYETVRWVLWLGGSALLVYFAAKMLYAAIHHDALLNTAGEVERGSPRKEFLRGIFLAMSSPSAILWFAAVGGTLIARSGGGSIVDSALFLGGFFCAGLTWTLGLCLAATQGGKLLGDKLLRYSYLASAAIFCYFAVYVILSGYQEFIVDARVSDLPAL; from the coding sequence ATGGAGTTTACCAGCGGCTTCTTGCTGAGCCTCTCGCTGTGCCTGGACATCGGCGTGGCCAATATCGCGATGATCACCCTGGCCATGCAGCGTGGCTATTTCCAGGGCTTTTGCCTGGGCCTGGGAACCTGTTTCGGTGACCTGATCTATGCGCTGCTGGCCCTGGCCGGAATGACCGTGCTGCTGCAGTACGAGACGGTGCGCTGGGTACTTTGGCTGGGTGGGTCGGCGCTGCTGGTGTATTTCGCAGCGAAGATGCTCTACGCCGCGATCCATCACGATGCGTTGCTCAATACCGCCGGGGAGGTGGAGCGGGGCTCGCCGCGCAAGGAGTTCCTGCGGGGGATTTTCCTGGCCATGTCCTCTCCCAGTGCGATCCTCTGGTTCGCCGCCGTGGGTGGCACCCTGATTGCCCGCTCCGGAGGTGGCAGCATCGTCGACTCCGCCTTGTTCCTTGGCGGCTTCTTCTGTGCCGGGCTGACCTGGACCCTGGGGCTGTGCCTGGCGGCGACCCAGGGCGGCAAGCTGCTGGGGGACAAGCTATTGCGCTATTCCTACCTGGCATCTGCAGCGATCTTCTGCTATTTCGCGGTGTATGTGATCCTTTCCGGTTACCAGGAGTTTATTGTCGATGCCCGGGTAAGCGACCTTCCGGCGCTCTGA
- a CDS encoding GyrI-like domain-containing protein — MDEQKPGTGPEPRFERGHFLLVAGFSQRFVPASAQAISQLWQRFIPHVGKVPGQVNDVTYGVHSNPDGQGGFEYIAGVEISKLDDLPEHYRWIEMQSQHYAVFEHGGSLQDLPRTFDYIWRTWLPQSARQAADEPSFERYSADFNPDTGTGVVEIWLPLKAA; from the coding sequence ATGGATGAGCAAAAACCAGGCACAGGTCCAGAGCCGCGCTTCGAAAGAGGGCATTTCTTGTTGGTCGCCGGTTTCAGCCAGCGCTTCGTTCCTGCCAGCGCCCAGGCGATCAGCCAGCTGTGGCAGCGTTTCATTCCCCATGTCGGCAAAGTGCCGGGCCAGGTCAACGACGTAACCTACGGCGTGCACTCCAACCCAGACGGGCAAGGCGGGTTCGAGTACATCGCCGGGGTCGAGATCAGCAAGCTCGACGATCTGCCGGAACACTACCGCTGGATCGAAATGCAGTCGCAGCACTATGCCGTATTCGAGCACGGTGGCTCATTGCAGGACCTGCCCCGTACCTTCGATTACATCTGGCGTACCTGGTTGCCGCAGTCCGCGCGCCAGGCTGCCGACGAACCCTCGTTCGAACGCTATAGCGCTGATTTCAACCCCGATACCGGCACCGGGGTCGTGGAAATCTGGCTGCCTCTCAAGGCTGCTTGA
- the kdpF gene encoding K(+)-transporting ATPase subunit F, translating into MLTLSFIYGASGFCAVLLFAYLGYALIRAEKF; encoded by the coding sequence TTGCTGACACTGTCATTCATCTACGGCGCCAGTGGTTTTTGCGCTGTGTTGCTGTTCGCCTACCTGGGTTATGCACTGATCCGCGCCGAGAAGTTCTGA
- the kdpA gene encoding potassium-transporting ATPase subunit KdpA, whose product MLSTVLEYAVILGLMTGLAVLMGKWLARVFSGRGHALAERATYRLLGIDPGEAMGWARYGSALLLSNAAMMLLGYLVLRLQGLTPLNPLGLAAQSPDLAFNTAASFITNTNWQAYSGESSLSNFSQMAAITFLMFVGATAGVVAAAGFIRGLSRSSSADIGNYWVDFIRVLYRVMLPLCLLMALVYVWQGMPQTLDSEALATTLEGGRQQLIVGAVASFESIKHIGTNGGGFFSMNAAHPFENPTPLTNVLHILSMLLIPSALTYTFGSMLLRRRQGWVFFGTFLVMFAGFLAIVFTAEQSGNPLLTLAGADQQLSATQSGGNMEGKELRFGIADTALFVTTTTGATTGSVNAMHDSLTPMGGFVPLAQMMLNCVFGGDGVGFINLIQYALLTVFLVGMMIGRSPEFLGKKIEAREIKLVMLSVLAHPICILGFTALAALWPDTLNSLNNLGPHGFSEVLYAYASGTANNGSAFAGLNANTPFFNTTIGLAMLMGRFFTMLPMLAVAGSLAAKKNIPAGAGTIPTATPLFMFLVVFVVLVVGGLTFLPALALGPLVEQLQLLAGQTYK is encoded by the coding sequence ATGTTGAGTACTGTGCTGGAATACGCGGTGATCCTCGGCCTGATGACCGGGCTCGCCGTGCTCATGGGCAAGTGGCTGGCACGGGTCTTCAGCGGCCGTGGCCATGCCCTGGCGGAGCGCGCCACTTACCGCCTGCTGGGGATCGACCCTGGCGAGGCCATGGGCTGGGCCCGCTACGGTTCGGCCTTGCTGCTGTCCAACGCGGCGATGATGCTGCTGGGCTACCTGGTGCTGCGCCTGCAAGGGCTGACGCCCCTGAACCCGCTGGGGCTGGCAGCGCAGAGCCCGGACCTGGCGTTCAACACCGCCGCCTCCTTCATCACCAATACCAACTGGCAGGCGTACTCCGGCGAGAGCAGCCTGTCGAACTTCAGCCAGATGGCGGCCATCACCTTCCTGATGTTCGTCGGCGCCACCGCCGGAGTGGTGGCCGCCGCCGGCTTCATCCGTGGCTTGAGCCGTTCCAGCTCGGCGGACATCGGCAACTACTGGGTGGATTTCATCCGCGTGCTGTACCGGGTGATGTTGCCCTTGTGCCTGCTGATGGCGCTGGTCTACGTCTGGCAAGGCATGCCCCAGACCCTGGACTCCGAGGCCCTGGCCACCACCCTGGAAGGTGGTCGCCAGCAGTTGATCGTCGGCGCCGTGGCCAGCTTCGAGTCGATCAAGCACATCGGCACCAACGGCGGTGGTTTCTTCAGCATGAACGCCGCGCACCCGTTCGAGAACCCGACGCCGCTGACCAACGTCCTGCACATCCTCAGCATGCTGCTGATTCCTTCGGCGCTGACCTACACCTTCGGCAGCATGCTGCTGCGCCGGCGCCAGGGATGGGTGTTCTTCGGCACCTTCCTGGTGATGTTCGCAGGCTTCCTGGCCATCGTGTTCACTGCCGAGCAGAGCGGCAACCCGCTGCTGACCCTGGCCGGAGCCGACCAGCAACTGTCGGCGACCCAGAGCGGCGGCAACATGGAAGGCAAGGAGCTGCGCTTTGGCATCGCTGACACTGCGCTGTTCGTCACCACCACCACCGGTGCTACTACCGGCTCGGTGAACGCCATGCACGACTCGCTGACCCCCATGGGCGGTTTCGTACCCCTGGCGCAGATGATGCTCAACTGCGTGTTCGGCGGCGACGGCGTGGGCTTCATCAACCTGATCCAGTACGCCCTGCTGACGGTGTTCCTGGTGGGCATGATGATCGGCCGCAGTCCGGAGTTCCTCGGCAAGAAGATCGAGGCCCGGGAGATCAAGCTGGTGATGCTCTCGGTGCTGGCGCATCCGATCTGCATCCTCGGGTTCACCGCCCTGGCGGCGCTCTGGCCGGACACCCTCAACAGCCTTAACAACCTGGGTCCCCATGGTTTCAGCGAGGTGCTCTATGCCTACGCCTCGGGCACCGCGAACAACGGTTCGGCGTTCGCCGGGCTGAACGCCAACACGCCGTTCTTCAACACCACCATCGGCCTGGCGATGCTCATGGGGCGCTTCTTCACCATGCTGCCGATGCTGGCCGTGGCCGGCTCCCTGGCGGCGAAAAAGAACATCCCGGCCGGCGCCGGCACCATTCCCACCGCGACCCCGCTGTTCATGTTCCTGGTGGTGTTCGTGGTGCTGGTGGTCGGTGGCCTGACCTTCCTGCCGGCGCTCGCGCTCGGCCCGCTGGTGGAGCAACTGCAGTTGCTGGCCGGCCAGACCTACAAGTAA
- the kdpC gene encoding potassium-transporting ATPase subunit KdpC, with protein MTTQMQTQGTTAVLFKGLLRPVLVAALLCLALTGLAYPLATTLLANLLFPFQAQGSLVQRNGLVVGSSLIGQAFQRPEYFQGRPSMTLGSDPLDPSKSVPQPYNAGASGASNLGPTSQKLLDSVAERARTYRQLNGLAADSLVPVDAVTASASGLDPHISLANARLQLERVARARHLPPGELQALLQAHSESRTFGLLGEPRVNVLQLNLALDALAPMPASPLAASE; from the coding sequence ATGACTACGCAAATGCAAACCCAGGGCACCACCGCGGTGCTGTTCAAGGGCCTGCTGCGCCCGGTGCTGGTGGCGGCGTTGCTGTGCCTGGCACTGACCGGCCTGGCCTATCCGCTGGCGACCACGCTGCTGGCCAACCTGTTGTTTCCGTTCCAGGCCCAGGGCAGCCTGGTGCAACGCAACGGCCTGGTGGTGGGCTCCAGCCTGATCGGCCAGGCCTTCCAGCGGCCGGAGTATTTCCAGGGTCGGCCCAGCATGACCCTGGGCAGCGATCCGCTGGACCCGAGCAAGAGCGTGCCGCAGCCCTACAACGCCGGGGCCAGTGGTGCCAGCAACCTGGGGCCCACCAGCCAGAAGCTGCTGGACAGCGTCGCCGAGCGGGCCCGTACCTACCGCCAACTCAATGGCCTGGCCGCCGACAGCCTGGTGCCGGTGGACGCGGTGACGGCGTCGGCGTCCGGCCTGGACCCGCACATCTCCCTGGCCAACGCCCGGCTGCAGCTGGAGCGGGTGGCTCGCGCACGGCACCTGCCGCCGGGCGAGCTGCAAGCCCTGCTGCAAGCACACAGCGAAAGCCGCACCTTCGGCCTGCTGGGCGAGCCCCGGGTCAATGTGCTGCAACTGAACCTCGCACTGGACGCCCTGGCGCCCATGCCTGCCTCGCCCCTCGCGGCCAGTGAGTAA
- the kdpB gene encoding potassium-transporting ATPase subunit KdpB has translation MSKNARIALFDRGLLLTACLDAVKKLLPQAQWKNPVMFVVYLGSLLTTLLWLQSLGGQGEAPSGFILSIALWLWFTVLFANFAEALAEGRSRAQAASLKGMKRQTLAKLLQQPRHGAAWLPMAASELRKDMVVLIEAGDLVPLDGEVIEGVATVDESAITGESAPVIREAGGDFSSVTGGTKVLSDWLVVRISVNPGESFLDRMISMVESARRQKTPNEVALTILLVGLTLLFLLVIVTLSPYSLFAVAMSGTGSVVSATVLVALLVCLIPTTIGGLLSAIGVAGMSRMMSANVIATSGRAVEAAGDVDVLLLDKTGTITLGNRQASAFLPAPGIRDSELADAAQLASLADETPEGRSIVVLARQQFDIAGRDLATLGASAVPFTAQTRMSGVDLPQGRCIRKGAADAIRRHIEALGGSFAPALQAKVDEVSRRGSTPLVVSDGAQALGVVELKDVVKGGIKERFAELRRMGIKTVMITGDNRLTAAAIAVEAGVDDFLAEARPEDKLQLIRDYQAKGKLVAMTGDGTNDAPALAQADVAVAMNSGTQAAKEAGNMVDLDSNPTKLIEVVEVGKQMLMTRGALTTFSVANDVAKYFAIVPAAFVATYPQLAALNVMHLNSPNSAILSAVIFNALIIVFLIPLALKGVKYRSIGAAALLNRNLLIYGLGGVLVPFAGIKLIDMLLAGLGLV, from the coding sequence ATGAGTAAGAACGCTCGTATAGCTTTGTTCGACCGTGGGTTGTTGTTAACGGCGTGCCTGGATGCCGTGAAGAAGCTGCTGCCCCAGGCGCAGTGGAAGAACCCGGTGATGTTCGTGGTCTACCTGGGCAGCCTGCTCACCACCTTGCTGTGGCTGCAGTCCCTGGGCGGGCAGGGCGAGGCCCCCAGCGGCTTCATCCTGAGCATCGCCCTGTGGTTGTGGTTCACCGTGTTGTTCGCCAACTTCGCCGAGGCCCTGGCCGAGGGCCGCAGCCGGGCCCAGGCGGCGAGCCTCAAGGGCATGAAGCGCCAGACCCTGGCCAAGTTGCTGCAACAGCCACGGCACGGCGCGGCCTGGCTGCCCATGGCCGCCAGTGAGTTGCGCAAGGACATGGTGGTGCTGATCGAGGCCGGCGACCTGGTGCCCCTGGACGGCGAGGTCATCGAAGGCGTGGCCACGGTGGACGAGAGCGCCATCACCGGTGAGTCGGCGCCGGTGATCCGCGAGGCCGGCGGTGATTTCTCCTCGGTCACCGGCGGCACCAAGGTGCTGTCCGACTGGCTGGTGGTGCGCATCAGCGTCAACCCCGGCGAATCCTTCCTGGACCGCATGATCTCCATGGTGGAATCGGCGCGGCGGCAGAAGACCCCCAACGAGGTGGCCCTGACCATCCTCCTGGTGGGCCTGACCCTGTTGTTCCTGTTGGTGATCGTCACCCTGAGCCCGTATTCGCTGTTCGCTGTGGCCATGAGCGGCACCGGCAGCGTGGTCAGTGCCACGGTGCTGGTGGCGCTGCTGGTGTGCCTGATCCCCACCACCATCGGCGGCCTGCTGTCGGCCATCGGCGTGGCGGGCATGAGCCGGATGATGTCGGCCAACGTCATCGCCACCTCCGGCCGCGCGGTGGAGGCGGCCGGTGACGTGGACGTGCTGCTGCTGGACAAGACGGGCACCATCACCCTGGGCAATCGCCAGGCCAGCGCCTTCCTGCCGGCCCCGGGGATCCGCGACAGCGAACTGGCGGATGCCGCGCAACTGGCGTCCCTGGCCGATGAAACCCCTGAAGGGCGGAGCATCGTGGTCCTGGCCCGGCAACAGTTCGACATCGCTGGGCGCGACCTTGCGACCCTGGGTGCGAGTGCCGTGCCCTTCACCGCCCAGACCCGCATGAGCGGCGTCGATTTGCCCCAGGGCCGCTGCATCCGCAAGGGCGCCGCCGATGCCATCCGCCGCCACATCGAGGCCCTGGGCGGCAGCTTTGCGCCAGCCCTGCAGGCCAAGGTCGATGAAGTCTCGCGCCGTGGCAGCACGCCGCTGGTGGTCAGCGACGGGGCCCAGGCCCTGGGCGTGGTGGAGCTCAAGGACGTGGTCAAGGGCGGGATCAAGGAACGCTTCGCCGAGCTGCGGCGCATGGGCATCAAGACCGTGATGATCACTGGCGACAACCGCCTGACCGCCGCCGCCATTGCCGTGGAGGCCGGGGTCGACGATTTTCTCGCCGAGGCCCGGCCCGAGGACAAGCTGCAACTGATCCGCGATTACCAGGCCAAGGGCAAGCTGGTGGCCATGACCGGCGACGGCACCAACGACGCCCCGGCCCTGGCCCAGGCTGATGTGGCCGTGGCCATGAACAGCGGCACCCAGGCGGCGAAGGAAGCCGGCAACATGGTGGACCTGGACAGCAACCCGACCAAGCTGATCGAGGTGGTGGAGGTGGGCAAGCAGATGCTCATGACCCGTGGCGCGCTGACCACCTTCAGCGTGGCCAACGATGTGGCCAAGTATTTTGCTATCGTACCGGCCGCGTTCGTTGCTACTTACCCGCAGTTGGCGGCGTTGAACGTGATGCACTTGAACAGCCCGAACTCGGCGATCTTGAGCGCGGTGATCTTCAATGCCCTGATCATCGTCTTCCTCATCCCCCTGGCGCTCAAGGGCGTGAAGTACCGCTCCATCGGGGCGGCGGCGTTGCTCAACCGCAACCTGCTGATCTACGGCCTGGGCGGGGTGCTGGTACCCTTTGCCGGGATCAAACTGATCGACATGCTGCTGGCCGGGCTCGGCCTGGTCTGA
- a CDS encoding sensor histidine kinase: MAVLDTGTTTRDGRPDPDALLEKLQQDEQAARRGKLRIYFGSNAGVGKTCAMLTAARQELAQGRDVVAGIVETHGRRDTAELLQGIEVLPRHQLMHREHALPEFDLDAALARQPAVLLVDELAHSNVQGSRHPKRWQDVEELLRAGIDVWTTLNVQHLESLNDIVSGIIGIRVRETVPDHLFDESHEVLVIDLPPDDLLRRLKDGKVYLAPQAERASRNFFRKGNLLALRELTLRRTADRVDAQMRDYRRERSINALWPARERLLVGIAGDPADERLVREAARLAQKLEADWMVVHVAPAQRRGIGASRYAAAMKTLALAAEFGAETATLPGMDVAEALAACAREHNANRLVLGHYPRRVWQVWHQSVSDRLSRQHPEIDQIVIANGPADRQRSVAPKPEAGLAPSRAPAYLWASLACFAATAVAALLLKVFDPANVVMLFLLTVVLVALRLGRGPGVWAAMLAVLCFDFFFVQPVWSFTVNDTQYFFTFALMLGIALITGQLTARLRHQARTAAEGERRATSLAGLARELSAALTEEQICAVALRTFSGVFAARVGLALPDAGDRMRALSANGLELDESIAQWAYDHGQPAGSGTDTLAAARGRYLPLKAPMRVRGVLVLELADPERLREPEEQRLLQACMSQLAIALERVHYVEVAQSTVVQMEGERMRNTLLAAISHDLRTPLTTIIGAADAALPHAPDGVLAQLLRGIHDQAGSMQRLIENLLDMARMQERGVRLNRQWNSLEEIVGSALRQLREPLAGHQVRVAMAPQLPLVEVDALLLERVLVNLLDNAAKYTPTGTLVQVSARQVDQQIILQVSDSGPGCPKGSSPASLFEAFSRGQQESAVAGIGLGLALAKRIVEAHGGRIEAQPHADAGLSFVITLPAGQPPSMETL, translated from the coding sequence ATGGCTGTTCTCGACACTGGTACGACAACCCGCGACGGGCGCCCCGATCCCGATGCGTTGCTGGAAAAACTGCAGCAGGACGAGCAGGCCGCCCGGCGCGGCAAGTTGCGGATCTACTTCGGCTCCAACGCCGGGGTCGGCAAGACCTGTGCCATGCTCACCGCCGCCCGCCAGGAACTGGCCCAGGGTCGCGACGTGGTGGCCGGGATCGTCGAGACCCACGGCCGGCGCGACACCGCCGAGCTGCTGCAAGGCATCGAGGTGCTGCCCCGGCACCAGCTGATGCACCGTGAGCATGCCTTGCCCGAATTCGACCTGGATGCCGCCCTGGCCCGCCAGCCGGCGGTATTGCTGGTGGACGAGCTGGCCCACAGCAATGTCCAGGGTTCCCGGCATCCCAAGCGCTGGCAGGACGTCGAAGAACTGCTGCGGGCCGGCATCGACGTCTGGACCACCCTCAATGTCCAGCACCTGGAAAGCCTCAATGACATCGTCAGCGGGATCATCGGCATCCGTGTGCGCGAGACGGTGCCCGATCATCTGTTCGACGAATCCCACGAAGTGCTGGTGATCGACCTGCCGCCGGACGATCTGCTGCGCCGGCTCAAGGACGGCAAGGTGTACCTGGCGCCCCAGGCGGAGAGGGCTTCGCGCAATTTCTTTCGCAAGGGCAACCTGCTGGCCCTGCGCGAGCTGACCCTGCGTCGCACCGCCGACCGGGTCGACGCGCAGATGCGCGACTACCGCCGCGAACGCTCGATCAACGCCCTGTGGCCGGCCCGGGAGCGGTTGCTGGTGGGGATCGCCGGGGACCCGGCGGACGAGCGCCTGGTGCGCGAGGCGGCGCGCCTGGCGCAGAAACTCGAGGCCGACTGGATGGTGGTGCACGTGGCACCGGCCCAGCGTCGGGGCATCGGCGCCAGTCGGTATGCGGCTGCCATGAAGACCCTGGCCCTGGCCGCCGAGTTCGGTGCCGAGACCGCGACCCTGCCCGGCATGGATGTGGCCGAGGCCCTGGCCGCCTGTGCCCGCGAGCACAACGCCAATCGCCTGGTGCTGGGTCATTACCCGCGACGGGTGTGGCAGGTCTGGCACCAGTCGGTGAGTGATCGCCTCAGTCGCCAGCACCCGGAAATCGACCAGATCGTGATCGCCAATGGGCCAGCGGACCGCCAGCGCAGCGTGGCGCCCAAGCCCGAGGCCGGCCTGGCGCCCAGTCGTGCGCCGGCCTACCTGTGGGCCAGCCTGGCGTGCTTTGCCGCCACGGCGGTGGCGGCGCTGTTGTTGAAGGTCTTCGATCCGGCCAACGTGGTGATGCTGTTCCTGCTCACCGTGGTCCTGGTGGCCCTGCGCCTGGGGCGTGGGCCCGGGGTCTGGGCGGCGATGCTGGCGGTGCTGTGCTTCGATTTCTTCTTCGTCCAGCCGGTGTGGTCGTTCACGGTCAACGACACCCAGTACTTCTTCACCTTCGCCCTGATGCTCGGTATCGCCCTGATCACCGGCCAGCTCACCGCGCGCCTGCGCCACCAGGCGCGTACCGCCGCCGAGGGCGAGCGCCGGGCCACGTCCCTGGCCGGGCTGGCCCGGGAGCTGTCGGCGGCGCTCACCGAGGAGCAGATCTGCGCCGTGGCCCTGCGCACCTTCAGCGGGGTGTTCGCGGCCCGGGTCGGGCTGGCGCTGCCGGATGCCGGCGATCGCATGCGGGCCTTGAGCGCCAATGGCCTGGAGCTGGACGAGAGCATCGCCCAGTGGGCCTACGATCATGGCCAGCCGGCCGGTAGCGGCACCGATACCCTGGCGGCAGCCCGGGGGCGCTACCTGCCGCTCAAGGCGCCGATGCGCGTGCGTGGCGTGCTGGTGCTGGAACTGGCGGACCCCGAGCGGCTGCGCGAGCCGGAAGAACAACGCTTGTTGCAAGCCTGCATGAGCCAGCTGGCGATCGCCCTGGAACGGGTGCACTACGTCGAGGTGGCCCAGAGCACCGTGGTGCAGATGGAGGGCGAGCGCATGCGCAACACCCTGCTGGCGGCGATCTCCCATGACTTGCGCACCCCCCTGACCACCATCATCGGCGCTGCCGACGCCGCCTTGCCCCATGCCCCCGACGGCGTCCTGGCGCAGTTGCTGCGGGGTATCCATGACCAGGCCGGCTCCATGCAGCGGCTGATCGAGAACCTGCTGGACATGGCCCGCATGCAGGAGCGTGGGGTGCGTCTGAATCGCCAGTGGAACTCCCTGGAGGAGATCGTCGGCAGTGCCCTGCGCCAGTTGCGCGAGCCCCTGGCCGGGCATCAGGTACGGGTCGCCATGGCGCCGCAGTTGCCGCTGGTGGAGGTGGACGCGCTGTTGCTGGAGCGGGTACTGGTCAACCTGCTGGACAACGCTGCCAAGTACACCCCGACCGGGACCCTGGTGCAGGTCAGCGCGCGCCAGGTCGACCAGCAGATCATCCTGCAGGTCAGCGACAGCGGCCCTGGTTGCCCCAAGGGCAGTTCCCCGGCCAGCCTGTTCGAGGCCTTCAGCCGTGGCCAGCAGGAATCGGCCGTGGCCGGGATCGGCCTGGGCCTGGCCCTGGCCAAGCGTATCGTCGAGGCCCATGGCGGACGGATCGAGGCCCAGCCTCACGCCGACGCCGGGCTGAGTTTTGTCATCACCTTGCCGGCGGGACAACCGCCTTCGATGGAAACCCTATGA